A stretch of the Aegilops tauschii subsp. strangulata cultivar AL8/78 chromosome 4, Aet v6.0, whole genome shotgun sequence genome encodes the following:
- the LOC109759463 gene encoding DNA-directed RNA polymerase I subunit rpa49, with protein sequence MASHETNPSPAASSKKKKRHSKKRKAIEVTVDASFPGAAAPVVGYFPTGYDPLAAAEPPRVRLFRHEKHHNRVELVVGAPGGGPDFVGRSYAGEAAAPQLCGYALGVLDKATGTLKIVPIASNKILRLEPHFEAQQPAHSQQSAAEAGSSVADTELNRQDLTQAYGTKKDKDKDNKWKSLKEQRNDPSAYLDLDLGESKTTADATDSEASVEVRNIPPYDPAADTSEKAYLFDEIIPKNIRPHLLDIVGHFESGEFGLKGYGSFVSNRVNKLQELQGEDQERLAWILSYITHLLSLLARNSSMSKQKRKEKDQTIRGPMIPQAVHRKLLLMFTEPGSSSLSTEKHELLVNYILVLTLFADDFRSEPTDICVDLKMNRQMLKPYYDQLGCKSVSTGAFKPFFMTLPAPLKFPQQVTRRRRRK encoded by the exons ATGGCGAGCCACGAAACCAACCCGTCCCCTGCCGCCTcctccaagaagaagaagaggcaCTCCAAGAAGCGCAAGGCCATCGAAGTCACTGTAGATGCCTCCTTTCctggcgccgccgcccccgtcgtcGGTTACTTCCCGACGGGCTACGACCCCCTTGCGGCCGCAGAGCCCCCACGTGTGCGGTTGTTCCGCCACGAGAAGCACCATAACCGCGTCGAGCTAGTGGTCGGCGCCCCTGGTGGAGGCCCCGACTTCGTCGGCCGGAGCTACGCCGGCGAGGCCGCTGCGCCGCAGCTCTGCGGCTACGCCCTCGGCGTCCTCGACAAGGCCACCGGCACCCTCAAGATTGTCCCCATCGCCTCCAACAAG ATTTTGAGGCTAGAGCCACACTTTGAAGCGCAGCAACCGGCTCATTCACAACAGTCAGCAGCAGAAGCAGGTTCTTCTGTAGCAGATACTGAATTGAACAGGCAAGATCTTACCCAGGCTTATGGGACCAAGAAAGATAAGGATAAG GATAATAAGTGGAAGTCACTAAAAGAACAAAGGAATGACCCTTCTGCTTATTTGGACCTTGATCTTGGAGAGTCCAAGACCACTGCAGATGCCACTGATAGTGAGGCATCAGTGGAAGTTCGCAACATTCCACCTTATGATCCTGCTGCAGATACATCTGAAAAGGCATATCTTTTTGATGAGATCATTCCAAAAAATATACGGCCACACCTTCTAGATATTGTGGGACACTTTGAATCGGGAGAATTTGGTTTGAAAGGCTATGGGAGTTTTGTCTCAAATCGTGTGAATAAGTTACAGGAGCTTCAG GGTGAAGATCAGGAAAGGCTTGCTTGGATACTATCCTATATCACACATCTCCTGTCGTTGTTGGCGCGCAACAGCTCCATGTccaagcagaaaagaaaagaaaaagaccAGACCATCCGTGGACCAATGATCCCACAGGCTGTGCACCGCAAGCTGTTGCTGATGTTCACGGAGCCAGGGTCTTCTTCCTTGTCGACAGAGAAACACGAGCTTCTGGTCAATTACATTTTAGTACTCACACTTTTTGCTGATGACTTCAGATCTGAACCTACGGATATATGTGTGGACCTGAAAATGAACCGCCAGATGCTTAAACCATATTATGACCAGCTGGGATGCAAGTCGGTGTCAACAGGTGCTTTTAAACCATTTTTTATGACGCTTCCAGCACCCCTCAAGTTCCCACAACAAGTCACAAGGAGAAGGCGGCGAAAATAA